The following proteins are encoded in a genomic region of Catellatospora sp. TT07R-123:
- a CDS encoding transglycosylase domain-containing protein codes for MTTYSDGTPDGQPRERRRAAGRASGRAAVPGPVEPDAPLPAIGRAAVPGEPEPPRRGPRGRKGRSRRRRARLALVVAAVLLLTGGGLIGGTWFYDSVPRPEQLSLKENTEIWSSDGRQLAKLGSENRTLVVMETLAKPVRDALIAGEDKNFYDHDGIDPWGIARAAWNNLTGGDLQGASTITQQYARAAADDLDITFARKVREAVMARKLEKEYSKEEIMGFYLNTVYFGRSAYGVGAAARAYFGVEAAKLTVAQAAVLGAVLRQPEPNSAHQGYDPQNNLPEAKRRWGYVLDNMVEMRWLSAADRAAQVYPEKDLKPYKPGQYAGEWGYVGSGTGHVVHHVGDELRAWGIADWRSAGYRITTTIDSRAQHALEQQVYRSHEWRRTCKTTAGKEVCTEELVRAVDGKGTLLAGQPKNLMAAAVAIDPASGRVLAYYGGNDGTGTDYAGINAAGSDAEFGGHPPASSFKIYTLAAALEHGYSIKSRWNSTELKKSGGDEFDVSNSGRDNDASCGKDCPLDLMTIKSFNVPFFKITKAIGPEQVIDLARRAGVHTMWSTNDGKARHLDAPDAKIGRDSFYYQVGFGQYPITVLDHATGAATFAAGGVYHKPHFVVKVERKNRDTGAWEPVPGTGEQLETRRAFTKAIADEVTGVLKQITGAHALNGRQAAAKTGTWENGQRDAKGRKLYDHQNSHAWFVGYTPQIATAVWVGNVREELPIQDKNKRPIAGARLPGDIWEGFMNAAHKAMKLPPQPLPDGTGGAIGRTDIGDGVPEPSAPPTTPPPVTPCDPATCPTSPTPTPSRSPSPRP; via the coding sequence GTGACTACGTACAGTGATGGAACCCCCGATGGCCAGCCACGTGAGCGGCGCCGGGCCGCGGGGCGGGCGAGCGGCCGGGCCGCGGTGCCCGGGCCGGTGGAGCCGGACGCACCGCTGCCCGCGATCGGCCGCGCCGCGGTGCCCGGCGAGCCGGAACCGCCGAGGCGGGGGCCACGCGGCCGCAAGGGGCGCAGTAGACGCAGGCGCGCCCGCCTGGCCCTGGTCGTGGCGGCGGTCCTGCTGCTGACCGGCGGCGGCCTCATCGGCGGGACCTGGTTCTACGACAGCGTGCCCCGGCCGGAGCAGCTCAGCCTCAAGGAGAACACCGAGATCTGGTCCAGCGACGGCAGGCAGCTGGCCAAGCTGGGTTCGGAGAATCGCACCCTGGTCGTGATGGAGACCCTGGCCAAGCCGGTGCGCGACGCGCTCATCGCGGGCGAGGACAAGAACTTCTACGACCACGACGGCATCGACCCGTGGGGCATCGCCCGAGCGGCCTGGAACAACCTCACCGGCGGGGACCTGCAGGGCGCGTCGACCATCACGCAGCAGTACGCCCGCGCCGCCGCCGACGACCTGGACATCACCTTCGCGCGCAAGGTCCGGGAGGCGGTGATGGCCCGCAAGCTGGAGAAGGAGTACTCCAAGGAAGAGATCATGGGGTTCTACCTCAACACCGTCTACTTCGGCCGCAGTGCGTACGGGGTGGGCGCGGCCGCGCGGGCGTACTTCGGTGTCGAGGCGGCCAAGCTGACCGTGGCGCAGGCGGCGGTGCTGGGCGCGGTGCTGCGCCAGCCCGAGCCGAACTCCGCCCACCAGGGCTACGACCCGCAGAACAACCTCCCCGAGGCCAAACGCCGCTGGGGGTACGTGCTGGACAACATGGTCGAGATGCGCTGGCTGTCGGCGGCCGACCGGGCCGCGCAGGTGTACCCGGAGAAGGACCTCAAGCCGTACAAGCCCGGCCAGTACGCGGGGGAGTGGGGCTACGTCGGCAGCGGCACCGGGCACGTGGTCCACCACGTCGGCGACGAGCTGCGCGCCTGGGGCATCGCCGACTGGCGCAGTGCCGGATACCGCATCACCACCACCATCGACTCCCGGGCCCAGCACGCGCTGGAGCAGCAGGTGTACCGCTCGCACGAGTGGCGCCGGACCTGCAAGACCACGGCCGGCAAGGAGGTGTGCACCGAGGAGCTGGTGCGCGCGGTCGACGGCAAGGGCACCCTGCTGGCCGGGCAGCCGAAGAACCTGATGGCCGCGGCGGTCGCGATCGACCCGGCCAGCGGCCGGGTGCTGGCGTACTACGGCGGCAACGACGGCACCGGCACCGACTACGCCGGGATCAACGCCGCGGGCAGCGACGCTGAGTTCGGCGGGCACCCGCCCGCGTCCTCGTTCAAGATCTACACGCTGGCGGCGGCGCTGGAGCACGGATACTCGATCAAGAGCAGGTGGAACTCGACCGAGCTGAAGAAGAGCGGGGGCGACGAGTTCGACGTCTCCAACTCCGGGCGCGACAACGACGCCAGCTGCGGCAAGGACTGCCCGCTGGACCTGATGACGATCAAGTCGTTCAACGTGCCGTTCTTCAAGATCACCAAGGCGATCGGGCCGGAGCAGGTGATCGACCTGGCGCGCCGCGCGGGCGTACACACCATGTGGTCCACCAACGACGGCAAGGCCCGCCATCTCGACGCCCCGGACGCGAAGATCGGCCGCGACTCCTTCTACTACCAGGTCGGCTTCGGCCAGTACCCGATCACGGTGCTCGACCACGCCACCGGCGCGGCCACCTTCGCCGCCGGCGGCGTCTACCACAAGCCGCACTTCGTGGTGAAGGTCGAGCGCAAGAACCGCGACACCGGCGCCTGGGAACCCGTCCCCGGCACCGGCGAGCAGCTCGAAACCCGCCGCGCCTTCACCAAGGCGATCGCCGACGAGGTGACCGGGGTGCTCAAGCAGATCACCGGTGCGCACGCCCTGAACGGGCGCCAGGCCGCCGCCAAGACCGGCACCTGGGAGAACGGCCAGCGCGACGCCAAGGGCCGCAAACTCTACGACCACCAGAACTCCCACGCCTGGTTCGTGGGGTACACCCCGCAGATCGCCACCGCGGTCTGGGTCGGCAACGTACGCGAGGAGCTGCCGATCCAGGACAAGAACAAGCGGCCCATCGCCGGGGCGCGGCTGCCCGGCGACATCTGGGAGGGGTTCATGAACGCCGCGCACAAGGCGATGAAGCTGCCGCCGCAGCCGCTGCCCGACGGCACGGGCGGCGCGATCGGGCGTACGGACATCGGCGACGGCGTGCCGGAACCGAGCGCACCGCCGACCACCCCGCCGCCGGTAACCCCGTGCGACCCGGCAACCTGCCCGACCTCTCCTACCCCGACCCCCAGCCGCTCCCCGTCCCCGCGCCCCTGA
- a CDS encoding mannosyltransferase family protein, which produces MSEIVIAVSPVSPDVAQTAPAPAGPVPAGPPPAASVWSRWRPSVLAGFVTWATGIAIYYAVTAVSWLPVQDLSAKAGAAPGTLHGLLDAWNRWDTTWYLIVADSGYTYDARATAFFPLYPMAVRAADAVVPGGSYEAGLAVSALCCLAALILLHRLATELSGADDARRATFYLLAFPTGFYLVAAYNESMFLALALASLYFMRRGRWWWAGMFAGYASGTRMAGVMLGAAFAVEYLRQRGFALRRTDGRLRVSWPSLNRGVFAIVLVPAGLLVYMLYLKLTFDDPLHFLESQKSWFHDGFTPPWQVVMDVVDLIDRSEPLYGPDTIRNIANLATALGVLLLLVLALVGPWRLGAKAAYLVVFAAVVMLMPLSNPIHSYYPLSSVWRFALECSVAFMVLARMGRRPGFDRAYTGVALALQGAMIVTFVQDNFVA; this is translated from the coding sequence ATGTCCGAGATCGTCATCGCCGTTTCGCCTGTTTCGCCCGATGTGGCGCAGACGGCACCGGCGCCCGCCGGGCCGGTCCCCGCCGGGCCGCCGCCCGCCGCGTCCGTCTGGTCGCGCTGGCGCCCGTCGGTGCTGGCGGGCTTCGTGACCTGGGCCACCGGTATCGCGATCTACTACGCCGTCACCGCGGTGTCGTGGCTGCCGGTGCAGGACCTGTCGGCCAAGGCGGGCGCGGCGCCGGGCACCCTGCACGGACTGCTCGACGCGTGGAACCGCTGGGACACCACCTGGTATCTGATCGTCGCCGACTCCGGCTACACCTACGACGCCCGCGCCACCGCGTTCTTCCCGCTGTACCCGATGGCCGTGCGCGCCGCGGACGCGGTCGTGCCCGGCGGGTCGTACGAGGCGGGCCTGGCCGTGTCGGCGCTGTGCTGCCTCGCGGCGCTGATCCTGCTGCACCGGCTGGCCACCGAGCTGAGCGGTGCGGACGACGCCCGCCGGGCGACGTTCTACCTGCTGGCGTTCCCGACCGGGTTCTACCTGGTCGCGGCGTACAACGAGTCGATGTTCCTGGCGCTGGCGCTGGCCTCGCTGTACTTCATGCGCCGGGGGCGCTGGTGGTGGGCGGGCATGTTCGCCGGGTACGCCAGCGGCACCCGGATGGCGGGCGTGATGCTCGGCGCCGCCTTCGCGGTGGAGTACCTGCGCCAGCGGGGCTTCGCGCTGCGCCGCACCGACGGGCGGCTGCGGGTGAGCTGGCCGAGCCTGAACCGGGGCGTCTTCGCCATCGTGCTGGTCCCCGCCGGGCTGCTGGTGTACATGCTGTACCTCAAGCTGACCTTCGACGACCCGCTGCACTTCCTGGAGTCGCAGAAGAGCTGGTTCCACGACGGGTTCACGCCGCCGTGGCAGGTGGTCATGGACGTCGTCGACCTGATCGACCGCAGCGAGCCGCTGTACGGCCCCGACACCATCCGCAACATCGCCAACCTGGCCACCGCGCTGGGCGTACTGCTGCTGCTCGTGCTGGCCCTGGTCGGGCCGTGGCGGCTGGGCGCGAAGGCCGCCTACCTGGTGGTGTTCGCCGCGGTCGTGATGCTGATGCCGCTGTCCAACCCGATCCACAGCTACTACCCGCTGAGCTCGGTGTGGCGGTTCGCGCTGGAGTGCAGCGTGGCGTTCATGGTGCTGGCGCGGATGGGGCGCCGGCCGGGGTTCGACCGGGCGTACACCGGGGTCGCGCTGGCGCTGCAGGGCGCCATGATCGTCACGTTCGTGCAGGACAACTTCGTGGCGTGA
- a CDS encoding IS30 family transposase: MPGKRLTAEQRATIQRCWAAGFTQVQIAIAVGVHASTVCREVARNGDDRYGPPHLRRRGPGGRLVRAYRLRYDAVLAQLRAGRRARRPKPAKLAVPGPLRDTVVAGLAKRWSPEQIAGRLRFAHPDAPEWHVSAETIYLAIYVQARGGLKDLFERPVLRTGRAHRRPAQPDGRRARFADLPHISTRPADAADRKTAGHHEGDLIIGAHGRSGIATVVERTTRYLTLTALPDHHDPAAVAEAVADRLTHLPRQLLRSLTWDRGFEMAHSHKLFTARTDCQVYFANPHSPWERGTNENTNGLLREYLPKGTDLSVHTQEHLDGVAAEINGRPRKILGFRTPAEVLQEQLIATTG; this comes from the coding sequence GTGCCGGGTAAGCGGCTGACGGCAGAGCAGCGGGCGACGATCCAGCGGTGTTGGGCGGCGGGGTTCACCCAGGTCCAGATAGCGATCGCGGTCGGGGTGCACGCCTCGACGGTGTGCCGGGAGGTGGCCCGTAACGGCGATGACCGTTACGGGCCGCCTCACCTGCGGCGCAGGGGTCCGGGCGGGCGGCTGGTGCGGGCGTACCGGCTCCGCTATGACGCGGTGCTGGCGCAGTTGCGGGCCGGGCGGCGGGCGCGGCGGCCCAAGCCGGCGAAGCTGGCCGTCCCGGGGCCGTTGCGCGACACGGTCGTGGCGGGGCTGGCCAAGCGGTGGTCACCGGAGCAGATCGCGGGACGATTGCGTTTCGCCCATCCCGACGCCCCGGAGTGGCACGTGTCCGCAGAGACGATCTACCTGGCGATCTATGTGCAGGCCCGCGGCGGCCTGAAGGACCTGTTCGAACGGCCGGTCCTGCGCACCGGCCGCGCCCACCGCCGCCCGGCGCAGCCCGACGGCCGCCGCGCCCGGTTCGCCGACCTGCCGCACATCAGCACCCGCCCGGCCGACGCCGCCGACCGCAAGACCGCCGGCCACCACGAAGGCGACCTCATCATCGGCGCCCACGGCAGGTCCGGCATCGCCACCGTCGTGGAACGGACCACCCGCTACCTCACCCTGACCGCCCTGCCCGACCACCACGACCCCGCCGCCGTCGCCGAAGCCGTCGCCGACCGACTGACCCACCTGCCCCGCCAACTACTACGCAGCCTCACCTGGGACCGCGGCTTCGAGATGGCCCACTCCCACAAGCTGTTCACCGCCCGCACCGACTGCCAGGTCTACTTCGCCAACCCCCACAGCCCCTGGGAACGCGGCACCAACGAGAACACCAACGGCCTACTACGCGAATACCTGCCCAAAGGCACCGACCTCAGCGTCCACACCCAGGAACACCTCGACGG
- a CDS encoding serine/threonine-protein kinase codes for MSAFTPGLKLHDRYLLERRIGSGGMAEVWRAHDLVLGRPVAVKVLAGPMATDPALRAGALREARSAAQLTHPNITAVHDFGEVSFPDGHSEPYLVMELLTGDSLADRMAAGPMPWPQVAAIGTQIAAALSAAHARDVVHRDIKPGNIMLTPTGAKVLDFGIAAMTGLPDAHGGWVIGTPAYAAPERLQQAAANPAADVYSFGVLLVEMATGRRLHPADDWEQVAALHARPRPLPALPGVPPAAAVLISAALDPAPARRPRAADLGRVLGGAPGTGPGAVGVPAGPTPTLLAPTGGSISGAARVPSAPATRQYVPPPPAMNRRRRRTPVLGFAMIMVLVLLGGLFVLFNAMKPTGGDASPPPATSRPAPKPSRSPSPSPKPTRGADIAAGNDLLGQIGSRATEMVLTGDIAAKRASDIAGDLTALTARWNLHQWKNVINRAKQLQDHIHDWVEADEVDAAAGKELDGKLDELIAMAEELKD; via the coding sequence ATGTCAGCCTTCACCCCCGGTCTGAAGCTGCACGACCGCTACCTGCTGGAACGCCGCATCGGCAGTGGCGGGATGGCCGAGGTGTGGCGCGCGCACGACCTCGTGCTGGGGCGCCCGGTGGCGGTGAAGGTGCTCGCCGGCCCGATGGCCACCGACCCCGCCCTGCGCGCGGGCGCGCTGCGGGAGGCGCGGTCGGCGGCCCAGCTGACCCACCCGAACATCACCGCCGTGCACGACTTCGGCGAGGTCTCCTTCCCCGACGGCCACTCCGAGCCGTACCTGGTGATGGAGCTGCTCACCGGCGACTCGCTGGCCGACCGGATGGCCGCCGGGCCGATGCCGTGGCCGCAGGTCGCCGCGATCGGCACGCAGATCGCGGCCGCGCTGTCCGCCGCGCACGCCCGCGACGTGGTGCACCGCGACATCAAGCCGGGCAACATCATGCTGACCCCGACCGGGGCCAAGGTGCTCGACTTCGGCATCGCCGCCATGACCGGCCTGCCCGACGCGCACGGCGGCTGGGTGATCGGCACCCCGGCGTACGCCGCCCCCGAGCGCCTCCAGCAGGCCGCCGCCAACCCGGCCGCCGACGTCTACTCCTTCGGCGTGCTGCTGGTGGAGATGGCCACCGGGCGGCGGCTGCACCCGGCCGACGACTGGGAGCAGGTCGCCGCCCTGCACGCCCGCCCCCGGCCGCTGCCGGCCCTGCCCGGCGTGCCGCCCGCGGCGGCGGTGCTGATCAGCGCGGCGCTCGACCCGGCCCCGGCCCGGCGCCCGCGCGCGGCCGACCTCGGGCGCGTCCTGGGCGGCGCCCCGGGCACCGGCCCCGGCGCGGTCGGCGTCCCGGCCGGGCCCACCCCGACCCTGCTGGCCCCGACCGGCGGCTCGATCTCGGGCGCGGCCCGGGTGCCCTCGGCCCCGGCGACCCGCCAGTACGTGCCGCCGCCGCCCGCGATGAACCGCCGCCGGCGCCGTACGCCGGTGCTCGGGTTCGCCATGATCATGGTGCTGGTGCTGCTGGGCGGCCTGTTCGTGCTGTTCAACGCGATGAAGCCCACCGGCGGCGACGCCTCGCCGCCGCCCGCCACCAGCCGCCCGGCCCCGAAGCCGTCGCGCAGCCCGAGCCCCAGCCCGAAGCCGACCCGCGGGGCCGACATCGCCGCGGGCAACGACCTGCTGGGCCAGATCGGCAGCCGCGCCACCGAGATGGTCCTCACCGGCGACATCGCCGCCAAGCGGGCCTCGGACATCGCCGGGGACCTGACCGCCCTGACCGCGCGCTGGAACCTGCACCAGTGGAAGAACGTGATCAACCGCGCCAAGCAGCTCCAGGACCACATCCACGACTGGGTCGAGGCCGACGAGGTCGACGCCGCGGCGGGCAAGGAGCTCGACGGCAAGCTCGACGAGCTGATCGCCATGGCCGAGGAGCTGAAGGACTAG
- a CDS encoding anthranilate synthase family protein translates to MTLLHDLLGSPDPGPFALLRREGSDRLEVLRGTLRTVARLADLPLPEAAPGEAAGPRTLALVPYRQLAERGFACRDDGTPLACLEITDTAQLDVADAVAQLPDTVPDAEDLGFDIDDDAYRALVAAVLREQIGHGAGSNFVIHRTARARTAADPRHLAAAALRRLLTGERGAYWTFLVHLPGPGGRTLVGASPERHVSVDAGLAMMNPISGTLRHRDVPAGEAGRARLLDFLSDAKEVNELSMVLDEELKMMAVVAERGGQVLGPYLKHMSHLTHTEYLLAGRTDLDVRDVLRETMFAPTLTGSPIENAARVIARYEQAGRRYYGGVLALLGRDADGGQTLDAPILFRCADIDPAGGIEVKAGATLVRDSTPDSEVAETHAKAGGVLTALGLRPAPAGGAHAEVTAYARDPEVAAALAARNERLSSFWLAERSPAPAAAPLAGRSVLIVDAEDTFTGMLGHVLRSLGMRVRIRPSHEVAPGDAEADAADLLVLGPGPGDPADRAEPRVVRLDELIARRLGQRAPLLGVCLGHQVLSLRLGLAMHRRDVPYQGVPRDVDLFGTVRRVGFYSTFTALADTDRLVTPYGAVEVARDADGRVHAVRGAGFAGVQFHPESVLTEDGPALLGELLSTLLPVPRP, encoded by the coding sequence ATGACCCTGCTCCACGACCTGCTGGGCAGCCCCGACCCCGGACCGTTCGCGCTGCTGCGGCGCGAGGGCTCCGACCGGCTGGAGGTGCTGCGCGGCACGCTGCGCACCGTCGCGCGGCTGGCCGACCTCCCGCTGCCCGAAGCGGCACCCGGCGAGGCGGCCGGGCCGCGCACGCTGGCGCTGGTGCCGTACCGGCAGCTGGCCGAGCGCGGCTTCGCCTGCCGCGACGACGGCACCCCGCTGGCCTGCCTGGAGATCACCGACACCGCGCAACTGGACGTCGCCGACGCCGTCGCGCAGCTGCCGGACACCGTCCCCGACGCCGAGGACCTCGGCTTCGACATCGACGACGACGCCTACCGGGCCCTGGTGGCCGCGGTGCTGCGCGAGCAGATCGGGCACGGCGCGGGCTCCAACTTCGTGATCCACCGCACCGCGCGGGCGCGCACCGCCGCCGACCCGCGCCACCTGGCCGCCGCCGCGCTACGCCGCCTGCTCACCGGCGAGCGCGGCGCCTACTGGACGTTCCTGGTGCACCTGCCCGGACCCGGCGGCCGCACCCTCGTCGGCGCCTCGCCGGAACGGCACGTCAGCGTCGACGCCGGGCTGGCCATGATGAACCCGATCTCCGGGACGCTGCGCCACCGCGACGTGCCCGCGGGCGAGGCCGGGCGGGCGAGGCTGCTGGACTTCCTGTCCGACGCCAAGGAGGTCAACGAGCTGTCGATGGTGCTCGACGAGGAGCTCAAGATGATGGCGGTGGTCGCCGAGCGCGGCGGCCAGGTGCTCGGGCCGTACCTCAAGCACATGAGCCACCTCACCCACACCGAGTACCTGCTGGCCGGGCGCACCGACCTCGACGTGCGCGACGTGCTGCGCGAGACCATGTTCGCGCCCACCCTCACCGGCAGCCCGATCGAGAACGCGGCCCGCGTGATCGCCCGCTACGAGCAGGCCGGGCGGCGCTACTACGGCGGCGTGCTGGCCCTGCTCGGCCGCGACGCCGACGGCGGCCAGACCCTGGACGCGCCGATCCTGTTCCGCTGCGCCGACATCGACCCGGCCGGCGGCATCGAGGTCAAGGCCGGGGCGACGCTGGTGCGCGACTCCACCCCCGACAGCGAGGTCGCCGAGACCCACGCCAAGGCGGGCGGGGTGCTCACCGCGCTGGGCCTGCGCCCGGCCCCGGCCGGGGGCGCCCACGCCGAGGTCACCGCGTACGCCCGGGACCCGGAGGTCGCCGCGGCCCTGGCCGCCCGCAACGAGCGGCTGTCGTCGTTCTGGCTGGCCGAGCGGTCCCCCGCCCCGGCCGCCGCGCCGCTGGCCGGCCGCAGCGTGCTGATCGTCGACGCCGAGGACACCTTCACCGGGATGCTCGGCCACGTGCTGCGCTCGCTGGGCATGCGGGTGCGCATCCGGCCCAGCCACGAGGTCGCCCCGGGCGACGCCGAGGCGGACGCCGCCGACCTGCTGGTGCTCGGCCCCGGGCCGGGCGACCCGGCCGACCGCGCCGAGCCGCGCGTGGTGCGGCTGGACGAGCTGATCGCGCGGCGGCTGGGCCAGCGGGCGCCGCTGCTGGGCGTGTGCCTGGGCCACCAGGTGCTCAGCCTGCGGCTGGGGCTGGCGATGCACCGGCGCGACGTGCCGTACCAGGGGGTGCCGCGCGACGTGGACCTGTTCGGGACGGTGCGGCGGGTCGGTTTCTACTCCACGTTCACGGCGCTGGCCGACACCGACCGGCTGGTCACGCCGTACGGCGCCGTCGAGGTCGCCCGCGACGCCGACGGACGGGTGCACGCGGTACGCGGCGCGGGGTTCGCCGGGGTGCAGTTCCACCCGGAGTCGGTGCTGACGGAGGACGGGCCCGCGCTGCTCGGTGAGCTGCTCAGCACCCTGCTGCCCGTCCCCCGCCCCTGA
- a CDS encoding roadblock/LC7 domain-containing protein yields MSKPAQDLNWLIAGFADRVPGARHAVVASSDGLTVAVSARLDRQTADQLAAVTSGLIGMAGCVAQLTDGDEVRQTVVEMGRGYFLTMSVRDGSVLAVVADADADLGVVGFEMARLAKQTGEILTPALRAELQQALPR; encoded by the coding sequence CTGAGCAAGCCCGCGCAGGACCTGAACTGGCTGATCGCCGGATTCGCCGACCGGGTGCCGGGCGCCCGGCACGCCGTCGTCGCGTCCTCGGACGGGCTGACCGTGGCCGTCTCGGCGCGCCTGGACCGCCAGACCGCCGACCAGCTCGCCGCGGTCACCTCGGGCCTGATCGGCATGGCCGGGTGCGTGGCCCAGCTCACCGACGGCGACGAGGTGCGCCAGACCGTGGTCGAGATGGGCCGCGGCTACTTCCTCACCATGTCCGTGCGTGACGGCTCGGTGCTGGCCGTGGTCGCCGACGCCGACGCCGACCTGGGCGTGGTCGGCTTCGAGATGGCCCGGCTGGCCAAGCAGACCGGCGAGATCCTCACCCCGGCCCTGCGCGCCGAGCTCCAGCAGGCCCTGCCGCGCTGA
- a CDS encoding sensor histidine kinase KdpD codes for MLPRTRDWRVRTRLTAVVVVPALAFLAVAGIQVAQAARSAAAGEMFADRVAVARAAAELVHTLQAERDRGVSVGAPSDRDAAIAATDAALAGWRGTVAGTDTAAAPSLARLPQRLLALRAGYQASGYDTIVDELITEIDMTAVGAVDQRLSQAAAVAGALARVKEAVCRLRGFGYSVPPLDGTSIAARVALLRQARTDAIARLEATAARATASGLPPVAVPDAAAADALAARLPGGAVDPAAWWDAASAEIDGWRAAERDLGTWLSGRAERQVDAVWRSVLVTAVVVLLVLLLAVGVSVAVGRGMLASLRELRRRALAVAEQELPQTLTRLRVAGPHDPLTQELRILERPGGTDEISEVAAAFEAVRLSAVELAVHQARSRRTLNLIFINLARRSQILVERQLRLLDEMERDERDPDHLAALFRLDHLAARLRRNDENLLVLAGAEPRRRWREGVPLAALALAALSEIEQYERVRADVADGLLVVGHAAADIGHLLAELLDNATAFSAPHTAVRVGARATAEGAEVEITDEGIGIGAEALSQLNALLARPAEVDVAASERMGLVVVSHLAARHGVRVRLAATGSGVCATVRLPATLLAEVELSGDSAASNSVESSISKPRGHRGREPDPEATAATLTRLYEGVRRGQARDDGAAPPAPNAIEGES; via the coding sequence GTGTTACCGAGGACGCGCGACTGGCGGGTGCGTACGCGCCTCACCGCCGTCGTCGTCGTCCCCGCGCTCGCCTTCCTCGCCGTCGCCGGCATCCAGGTCGCGCAGGCCGCCCGCAGCGCCGCCGCGGGCGAGATGTTCGCCGACCGGGTCGCCGTCGCCCGTGCCGCCGCCGAGCTGGTCCACACGTTGCAGGCCGAACGCGACCGCGGGGTCTCGGTGGGCGCACCGTCCGATCGGGACGCCGCGATCGCGGCGACCGACGCCGCCCTGGCCGGCTGGCGCGGCACCGTGGCCGGCACGGACACCGCCGCCGCGCCGTCGCTGGCCCGGCTGCCCCAGCGGCTGCTGGCACTGCGGGCGGGCTACCAGGCGTCCGGCTACGACACCATCGTCGACGAGCTGATCACCGAGATCGACATGACCGCGGTCGGCGCGGTCGACCAGCGGCTGTCGCAGGCCGCCGCGGTCGCGGGCGCGCTGGCCCGGGTCAAGGAGGCCGTCTGCCGGCTGCGCGGGTTCGGCTACTCGGTCCCGCCGCTGGACGGCACCAGCATCGCCGCCCGGGTCGCGCTGCTGCGCCAGGCCCGGACCGACGCGATCGCCCGGCTGGAGGCGACCGCGGCCCGCGCCACCGCGTCCGGCCTGCCGCCCGTCGCCGTCCCGGACGCCGCCGCGGCCGACGCGCTGGCCGCCCGGCTGCCCGGCGGCGCGGTCGACCCGGCGGCCTGGTGGGACGCGGCCAGCGCCGAGATCGACGGCTGGCGTGCGGCAGAGCGCGACCTGGGCACCTGGCTGTCCGGGCGGGCCGAGCGGCAGGTCGACGCGGTGTGGCGCTCGGTGCTCGTCACCGCCGTGGTGGTGCTGCTGGTGCTGCTGCTGGCGGTGGGGGTGTCGGTGGCGGTCGGCCGCGGCATGCTCGCCTCGCTGCGCGAGCTGCGCCGCCGCGCGCTGGCCGTGGCCGAGCAGGAGCTGCCGCAGACGCTGACCCGGCTGCGCGTCGCGGGGCCGCACGACCCGCTCACGCAGGAGCTGCGCATCCTGGAGCGGCCGGGCGGCACCGACGAGATCAGCGAGGTCGCCGCCGCGTTCGAGGCGGTGCGGCTGAGCGCGGTCGAGCTGGCGGTGCACCAAGCGCGGTCCCGGCGTACCCTCAATCTGATCTTCATCAATCTCGCCCGGCGCAGCCAGATCCTGGTCGAGCGGCAGCTGCGCCTGCTCGACGAGATGGAGCGCGACGAGCGCGACCCCGACCACCTGGCCGCGCTGTTCCGGCTGGACCACCTGGCCGCCCGGTTGCGCCGCAACGACGAGAACCTGCTGGTCCTGGCCGGGGCCGAGCCGCGGCGCCGCTGGCGCGAGGGCGTGCCGCTGGCCGCGCTGGCGCTGGCCGCCCTGTCGGAGATCGAGCAGTACGAGCGCGTGCGCGCCGACGTCGCCGACGGGCTGCTCGTCGTCGGGCACGCCGCCGCCGACATCGGCCACCTGCTGGCCGAGCTGCTGGACAACGCCACCGCGTTCTCCGCCCCGCACACCGCGGTGCGGGTCGGTGCGCGGGCGACCGCCGAGGGCGCCGAGGTGGAGATCACCGACGAGGGGATCGGGATCGGCGCCGAGGCGCTGTCGCAGCTGAACGCGCTGCTGGCCCGGCCCGCCGAGGTCGACGTGGCCGCCAGCGAGCGGATGGGCCTGGTGGTGGTGAGCCACCTGGCGGCCCGGCACGGGGTGCGCGTGCGGCTGGCCGCGACCGGCTCGGGGGTCTGCGCCACGGTGCGGCTACCCGCCACTCTGCTGGCCGAGGTCGAACTGTCGGGGGACTCCGCCGCATCGAACTCTGTGGAATCATCGATATCGAAGCCGCGTGGGCACCGGGGGCGCGAACCCGATCCGGAGGCCACCGCGGCGACCCTGACCCGCCTGTACGAGGGTGTGCGGCGCGGCCAGGCGCGAGACGACGGGGCGGCGCCGCCGGCGCCGAACGCCATCGAGGGGGAGTCATGA